The proteins below are encoded in one region of Bombus vancouverensis nearcticus chromosome 8, iyBomVanc1_principal, whole genome shotgun sequence:
- the LOC117162704 gene encoding 2-acylglycerol O-acyltransferase 2-A-like, whose product MEILGVKFAPLNVPLNRRLETLSAALWILICALGYFVGYILTAYFLFFTQTMRYFVLLYFIWMYYDWNKFDVSKIRQKFLQWIRSCAWNRYFCNYFPIKLVKTTDLDPNKLYLFCSFPHGILPTGVYGAFGTDIIGCRELFPGLEFRVVVLDQLFKSPLFREYLHLNGALASTPECMNQQLSTRPSPPYTGKATVLVPGGAAEVFECKPGTYRILIKRRKGFVKLALQNGNPLVPVCSFGETDTFDQLSWPDGSFVKRLQEFIRKKIGIPLVLLVGRGFFQYTFGLIPRRKPITVVVGIPMELPKIEVPTRKQVEEYHEKFVNHLVNLFEHEKHKYIENADSVHLEFV is encoded by the exons ATGGAGATTCTGGGAGTGAAATTCGCTCCGTTAAACGTACCATTAAATCGAAGATTAGAAACGCTCTCAGCCGCGCTTTGGATCCTAATTTGCGCACTTGGATATTTCGTGGGATATATTCTCACCgcctattttcttttcttcaccCAAACCATGCGCTACttcgtattactttatttcaTCTGGATGTATTACGATTGGAACAAGTTCGATGTAAGTAAAATACG GCAAAAATTCTTGCAGTGGATTAGAAGCTGCGCGTGGAACCGATACTTCTGTAACTACTTTCCTATAAAATTAGTGAAAACCACTGATTTGGATCCGAACAAGTTGTATTTATTCTGTAGTTTCCCGCATGGGATCCTACCGACAGGAGTTTATGGTGCATTCGGAACAGACATCATCGGCTGTAGAGAACTTTTCCCGGGTCTCGAATTTAGGGTCGTCGTACTTGATCAACTTTTTAAATCGCCGCTTTTCCGCGAGTATTTGCACTTAAACG GCGCCCTTGCTAGTACTCCAGAGTGCATGAATCAACAACTATCGACAAGACCTTCGCCACCTTACACCGGAAAGGCGACGGTTCTGGTCCCCGGCGGAGCGGCAGAAGTATTCGAATGTAAGCCGGGCACTTACCGCATCCTGATAAAAAGGAGGAAAGGCTTTGTAAAGCTCGCGCTGCAAAATGG AAACCCTCTGGTTCCTGTCTGTTCATTCGGAGAAACGGATACTTTCGATCAATTGTCCTGGCCAGATGGCTCGTTCGTGAAGAGACTGCAGGAGTTCATTCGTAAGAAAATCGGTATACCGCTGGTTCTGCTGGTTGGTCGGGGATTCTTCCAATACACTTTCGGTCTTATCCCTCGACGGAAACCAATTACTGTCGTTG TCGGTATTCCGATGGAGTTACCAAAGATAGAAGTACCAACGAGAAAACAAGTCGAGGAATATCACGAGAAATTCGTCAACCACCTGGTGAACCTTTTCGAGCACGAGAAACACAAGTACATCGAAAACGCGGATTCGGTGCATCTTGAGTTTGTATAG